A genomic segment from Phragmites australis chromosome 6, lpPhrAust1.1, whole genome shotgun sequence encodes:
- the LOC133921491 gene encoding uncharacterized protein LOC133921491, which produces MDGTSKEPLHKDYYKVLEVDYDASDDTIKLSYRRLALMWHPDKHKGDNDVTAKFQEINEAYKVLSDPAKRLEYDLSGCYEINQYTLREYLTRFKGMILTCNGLGIDHPSKWARHLRELKPH; this is translated from the exons ATGGACGGAACAAGCAAGGAGCCTCTCCACAAG GACTACTACAAAGTTCTGGAGGTTGACTATGATGCATCTGATGACACTATCAAATTGAGTTATAGAAGACTAGCTTTG ATGTGGCATCCAGACAAGCATAAGGGTGATAATGATGTCACAGCTAAATTTCAGGAGATTAATGAAGCATACAAGG TTTTAAGTGATCCAGCTAAGCGACTAGAATACGACCTTTCCGGCTGTTACGAGATCAATCAGTATACTTTGCGT GAGTACCTTACAAGATTTAAGGGTATGATACTTACCTGCAATGGCCTTGGCATAGATCATCCTTCAAAATG GGCCCGACATTTGAGGGAATTGAAGCCCCATTGA